From the Quercus lobata isolate SW786 chromosome 6, ValleyOak3.0 Primary Assembly, whole genome shotgun sequence genome, one window contains:
- the LOC115994068 gene encoding metal transporter Nramp5-like, whose amino-acid sequence MALVRIEETPRWKKLLGYVGPGFLVSVAYLDPGNLETDLQAGADHKFELLWIVLVGPSFALTIQSRSANLGVATGKHLAEHCKAEYPTSVNYCLWILAEVAVIAADIPEVVGTAFPLHILFKVPIWIGVLLAGLNTLLLLGLQRYGIRKLEGVIGLLVMVLGCCFFTVMVHAKPSAEEILTGMFVPKLNGPRATSDAIALLGALIMPHNLFLHSALVISRKIPHTLDGIKSASKCFLIESGLALFLAFLINVAVISVSGSVCSNPIISPENKAQCKNITLESAASLLKNALGNWSSKLYAISLLASGQSSTVTGTYAGQYIMQGFLDLKIEPWLRNLITRCIAITPSLVVCIISGSRGAASLIIIASMVLSFELPFALVSLLKFTSSEAKMGPHKNSTMVRLVSWLLGCCSIGINSYFLSTTIIGRITSKQTSKAGSILAGVLALPAMVLYVSLLTYLTLKREKSTESSPNMMMSTIETRS is encoded by the exons ATGGCTCTAGTTCGGATAGAAGAAACCCCTAGATGGAAGAAACTCTTGGGTTATGTCGGACCTGGTTTTCTCGTTTCTGTCGCCTATCTTGATCCCGGAAACT TGGAAACAGATCTACAAGCTGGTGCAGACCACAAATTCGAG TTGCTATGGATCGTGCTTGTTGGGCCGAGCTTTGCTTTAACAATCCAGTCTCGTTCGGCAAATCTAGGAGTGGCTACAG GAAAGCATCTTGCTGAGCACTGCAAGGCAGAGTACCCAACTTCAGTTAATTACTGCCTGTGGATACTTGCGGAGGTTGCTGTGATAGCTGCGGATATCCCAGAAG TCGTAGGAACAGCATTTCCTCTCCACATACTCTTCAAAGTACCCATATGGATTGGGGTCCTACTAGCTGGATTGAATACTCTTCTACTCCTTGGACTGCAACGATATGGT ATAAGGAAGCTGGAGGGTGTAATTGGCTTGCTAGTGATGGTACTAGGCTGTTGCTTCTTCACCGTGATGGTACACGCTAAACCCAGTGCAGAGGAGATCTTGACTGGCATGTTTGTTCCCAAATTGAATGGGCCACGGGCCACCAGTGATGCCATTGCTCTTTTAGGAGCTCTCATCATGCC ACACAATCTTTTTCTCCACTCAGCACTGGTTATATCAAGAAAAATCCCTCACACCTTAGATGGCATCAAG agtGCAAGCAAGTGCTTTTTGATAGAAAGTGGGTTAGCATTGTTCCTAGCGTTCCTCATCAATGTGGCAGTCATATCTGTTAGTGGTAGCGTGTGTTCCAATCCAATTATATCTCCAGAAAACAAAGCTCAATGCAAGAATATCACTCTGGAGTCTGCAGCTTCCTTGCTTAAG AATGCCCTTGGAAATTGGAGTTCGAAACTTTATGCCATATCCTTGCTTGCTTCTGGTCAGAGTTCAACTGTCACTGGAACCTACGCTGGCCAGTACATTATGCAG GGTTTCTTAGATTTGAAGATTGAGCCCTGGTTGAGAAACTTAATAACAAGGTGCATAGCAATTACTCCAAGTTTAGTGGTATGCATTATCAGTGGATCTCGGGGAGCTGCAAGCCTTATCATTATTGCTTCT atGGTCTTATCATTTGAACTACCATTTGCATTGGTTTCTCTCCTAAAGTTCACCAGCAGCGAAGCAAAGATGGGTCCCCATAAGAACTCAACAATG GTAAGGCTTGTTTCATGGCTTTTGGGGTGTTGCTCAATTGGGATCAACTCATACTTCTTAAGTACGACTATCATAGGAAGGATAACAAGTAAGCAAACCTCAAAAGCTGGATCAATCCTCGCAGGTGTACTAGCTCTTCCAGCAATGGTGCTTTACGTCTCATTATTGACATACTTGacattgaaaagagagaaatctaCTGAGAGCTCCCCTAATATGATGATGAGTACTATTGAAACAAGAAGCTGA
- the LOC115950784 gene encoding probable glycosyltransferase At5g03795, translated as MERRFKVYIYPDGDPNTFYQTPRKLTGKYASEGYFFQNIRDSIFRTHDPNQAHLFFIPISCHKMRGKGTSYENMTIIIQNYVESLISNYPYWNRTLGADHFFVTCHDVGVRATEGVLLLVKNSIRVVCSPSYDVGFIPHKDVALPQVLQPFALPAGGNDIENRTTLGFWAGHRNSKIRVILARVWQNDTELDISNNRINRAIGPLIYQKRFYNTKFCICPGGSQVNSARIADSIHYGCVPVILSNYYDLPFNDILDWHKFAVILKEHDVYQLKQILKDIPDAEFVALHKNLVKVQGHFQWNSPPIRYDAFHMVMYELWLRHNVIKY; from the exons ATGGAGAGGAGATTCAAGGTGTATATATACCCAGATGGTGATCCCAACACTTTTTACCAGACCCCAAGAAAGCTTACGGGCAAGTACGCCAGTGAAGGCTATTTCTTTCAGAACATTCGTGATAGTATTTTCCGTACCCATGATCCCAATCAGGCTCATCTCTTCTTCATTCCAATCTCCTGCCATAAGATGCGAGGCAAG ggcactTCTTATGAGAATATGACCATAATAATCCAGAATTATGTGGAAAGCTTAATTTCCAACTATCCTTACTGGAATAGAACCTTGGGTGCGGATCATTTTTTTGTCACTTGTCATGATGTTGGTGTTAGGGCAACAGAAGGAGTTCTGCTTCTTGTAAAGAATTCAATTCGAGTAGTGTGCTCCCCAAGCTATGATGTTGGATTCATTCCACACAAAGATGTTGCTCTCCCTCAAGTTTTGCAACCGTTTGCCCTTCCAGCTGGAGGAAATGATATTGAAAATAG GACAACACTTGGCTTTTGGGCTGGACATCGAAACTCTAAAATTAGAGTTATACTAGCACGAGTGTGGCAGAATGACACTGAACTTGATATTTCGAACAACAGAATAAATAGGGCTATCGGACCACTCATATATcaaaagagattttataataCTAAGTTCTGCATATGCCCTGGTGGTTCCCAAGTCAACAGTGCTCGCATAGCTGACTCAATCCATTATGGATGTGTTCCTG TGATATTGTCAAATTATTATGACCTGCCATTCAATGATATTCTGGATTGGCATAAATTTGCTGTCATACTTAAGGAGCATGATGTGTATCAGCTTAAGCAAATTCTAAAGGACATACCTGATGCTGAATTTGTTGCACTTCACAAGAACTTAGTTAAG GTTCAGGGGCATTTCCAGTGGAACTCTCCACCCATCAGATATGATGCATTCCATATGGTCATGTATGAGCTTTGGTTGCGCCACAATGTGATCAAATACTGA
- the LOC115950798 gene encoding uncharacterized protein LOC115950798: MQCTDTSCWGWVTTSPTFPPKLKLKVAQTQTQTHFEKKYDNASYDVKVKVPLPSHVQSITSTSNPFVKHCLKLRHNSSYRHSHGSVLVVGATPIREIYRFQESLQDKTVGMDCLLLLDKAEVPEGIDDLSVRIVRVSSMVMRKLSGVQSTESIEAIALMSIPTSFFNVVDGQEKADCQRWFTSLHRILVLDGIQDPGNLGTLLRSAMAFKWGGVFQLPGCCDPFNEKALRASRGASFQLPIVSGNWVHLEALINEFQMKVLAGHPESTGNLKPVARLSQELADSFVDVPLCFVLGSEGSGLSEKSLQVCELVSIPMAGEFESLNVSVAGGIFLYMLQPKNQRCV, encoded by the exons ATGCAATGCACAGACACGTCCTGCTGGGGCTGGGTGACTACATCACCTACTTTTCCTccaaaactcaaactcaaagttGCTCAGACTCAGACACAAACCCATTTCGAAAAGAAGTATGACAATGCTTCTTACGATGTGAAAGTGAAAGTCCCTCTACCTTCTCATGTGCAATCCATTACTAGCACTTCAAACCCATTTGTGAAGCACTGCCTCAAGCTGCGCCACAACTCTTCTTATCGCCACTCCCATGGTTCAGTTCTCGTTGTGGGTGCTACCCCTATTAG GGAAATATACAGGTTTCAAGAATCGTTGCAGGATAAAACTGTGGGAATGGATTGTTTACTTCTACTTGATAAAGCTGAGGTTCCTGAAGGGATAGATGATCTCTCTGTTCGTATTGTGCGTGTGAGctctatggtgatgagaaaacTTTCTGGTGTGCAGTCAACTGAATCTATTGAAGCAATTGCCCTGATGAGTATTCCTACCAGTTTTTTCAATGTAGTTGATGGTCAAGAAAAGGCAGATTGTCAAAGATGGTTCACATCACTGCATCGAATTCTAGTCCTTGATGGGATCCAG GATCCTGGAAACCTTGGTACATTACTCAGATCAGCTATGGCCTTTAAATGG GGAGGTGTTTTTCAACTTCCTGGCTGTTGTGATCCGTTTAATGAGAAAGCACTTCGAGCTAGCCGAGGAGCCTCCTTTCAGCTCCCTATAGTTTCTGGCAACTGGGTTCATCTTGAAGCCCTTATAAATGAATTTCAAATGAAGGTGCTGGCTGGCCATCCAGAGAGTACTGGAAATTTAAAGCCAGTTGCTAGGCTTTCTCAAGAGCTAGCAGATTCTTTTGTAGATGTGCCATTGTGCTTTGTATTGGGTAGTGAAGGAAGTGGCCTTTCAGAGAAATCTTTGCAGGTTTGTGAGCTTGTGAGCATTCCAATGGCTGGAGAGTTTGAGTCTCTGAATGTTTCAGTGGCAGGAGGGATTTTCTTGTATATGCTTCAGCCTAAGAATCAGAGATGTGTCTGA